The DNA segment CCAGGCCCTGAGGCTCAAGGAGAAAGAGCCATCCAGGTATTTCATCCAGTGCCACATTCCGGTAGGCATAAACAGGGTATCACCATGTTCAAGAAAGACCTCATAGCCCTCTACACCTTTTAAAGCAGGGAACTTTTCGAAGTCGGGATTCGCCACATCGTAATCTTCCAAAGCATAAGTGGCATTGGGTATGCAGTAAAGGCGTTTTTTCCATTTGTTGTCAAACAATATGATGTGTTTTCTGCCACCAAAATGGGTGTGAAAAAGATGGGGCAAATCGATGTCGTAATGTAAAAAGGTAACGGAGTTGGAACCACCAAAAAACATGGCTGGCATGCTTTCAATAAAGCCACCCATCAGGTCTTTAGGAATCACGATGTCATTTATAAGGTCGGGATAGTGTTTAAAAAGGTTAAAAAAGAAAATGCGCAGTTCTGTAGGCTCTTTTTTGATGAGGTCAAGATAATCGCCGAACTTCATTTCTGCTACCGAGGCGTTGATGGGTTTGGAGGGGTCGGCCTTTGAATTGTCCATCAGGCTTACAGTAATGTCGCCCCCAATCTGTTTCAGGTAGTCGGTTGTCCATTTTTCTCTGGCTGGCCAGGTTTTGGTTAAGCCTTTGATGATCAATGGACGGCGTGCATCCAGGTAATTCTTTTTAAAATCAGCAGGGCTGATGCTTTCAACGGTATCTACCGGCTTTAAAATAAAGCTCATATTGTTTCGTCATAAGATACCAGGAACGGCTCAATGCCTGTTGCCGATCTTATTTGCTAACAAATGTAAAATAAATTTACAAGATTAGTAAGGTTGCTGTCTGGCCAGGGCCCTGTTAGCCCTTTTAATGGCAAGGTCTTCTTTCCAGTTCATGTATTTTTCCCTGAAATTGGCCTTCATGAAATCATCAAACTTGCGCTGCAGGGTAAGGTTATATAAGCTTTTGGCCTTTACTGCCCAGGATTTATCCCAGGCACGCAGACTGATGGAAAAAGAACCATCCAGGTATTTCATCCAGTGCCAGTATCCGGTAGGCATAAACAGCGTGTCGCCATGTTCAAGGAATGCCTCTACACCCTGCACTCCTTTTAGGGCAGGGAATTTCTCGAAATCCGGACGTTCCACATCATAATCTTCGAGGGCATAGGTTGCATAAGGGATTTGGTACAAACGCGCTTTCCATTTGTTTTCAAAAAGGATAACGTGTTTGCGGCCATTAAAATGGGTATGAAAAATATGGGCAAGGTCTATGTCGTAATGCAAAAAGGTTACAGAGCCTTTGCCACCAAAAAACATATTGGGATAGCTGTCCAAAAATCCGCCCATTAAATCTTTAGGGGCGCGATAATCTTCAAGCAGTTTAGGAGCCTGTTTAATGGGGTCGAACAGGAATATGCGGAGATCCGTTGGTGTGGTTTTAATGAGTTCTATATAATCTTCAAACTTCATTTCTGCA comes from the Pedobacter heparinus DSM 2366 genome and includes:
- a CDS encoding cupin-like domain-containing protein, with the protein product MSFILKPVDTVESISPADFKKNYLDARRPLIIKGLTKTWPAREKWTTDYLKQIGGDITVSLMDNSKADPSKPINASVAEMKFGDYLDLIKKEPTELRIFFFNLFKHYPDLINDIVIPKDLMGGFIESMPAMFFGGSNSVTFLHYDIDLPHLFHTHFGGRKHIILFDNKWKKRLYCIPNATYALEDYDVANPDFEKFPALKGVEGYEVFLEHGDTLFMPTGMWHWMKYLDGSFSLSLRAWDASITRKAQSVFNLAVKGGLDSVLKMAFKAPYAKWRERLAVKRAESAMAEGSPK
- a CDS encoding cupin-like domain-containing protein → MKFNLTPIDIVNDISKTDFEKHYLNPRKPLIIKNMSKSWPAYEKWNLDYMKTVVGDKTVPLYDSSKADPSKPINASAAEMKFEDYIELIKTTPTDLRIFLFDPIKQAPKLLEDYRAPKDLMGGFLDSYPNMFFGGKGSVTFLHYDIDLAHIFHTHFNGRKHVILFENKWKARLYQIPYATYALEDYDVERPDFEKFPALKGVQGVEAFLEHGDTLFMPTGYWHWMKYLDGSFSISLRAWDKSWAVKAKSLYNLTLQRKFDDFMKANFREKYMNWKEDLAIKRANRALARQQPY